A window from Bacteroidales bacterium encodes these proteins:
- a CDS encoding RNA polymerase sigma-70 factor: MKQTRIKQDDLKEFEMLFKSLYSPLCHYAFRFLKDMDLAEEIVQEFFYNYWKNRQTMNIQISIKSYMFRAIRNNSLKYLEHLRVVKKYEQNFKETNSSEASFESNELEVSELNEIIEVTLNELPERCRQIFKLSRFEGLKYNEIAEKLSISIKTVEANMGKALQLFRKNLKHYNELVC, encoded by the coding sequence TTGAAACAGACAAGAATTAAACAGGACGATTTAAAAGAATTTGAAATGCTTTTTAAATCACTCTACTCACCGCTTTGTCATTATGCATTTAGGTTTCTTAAGGATATGGATTTGGCAGAAGAGATAGTCCAAGAATTTTTCTATAACTATTGGAAAAACAGGCAAACGATGAATATTCAGATTTCAATAAAATCCTATATGTTTCGTGCAATACGAAATAATTCATTAAAGTATTTGGAGCATTTAAGGGTTGTGAAAAAATACGAACAAAACTTTAAGGAAACAAATAGTTCCGAAGCAAGTTTTGAATCAAATGAACTTGAAGTAAGCGAATTAAACGAGATTATTGAAGTTACATTAAACGAATTACCCGAAAGGTGTCGCCAAATTTTTAAGCTAAGCCGATTCGAGGGGTTGAAATATAATGAAATTGCTGAGAAGTTATCAATTTCTATAAAAACCGTTGAAGCAAATATGGGTAAAGCCTTACAGCTTTTTCGAAAGAATTTGAAACATTACAATGAGCTGGTATGCTAA
- a CDS encoding tetratricopeptide repeat protein: MIDRNTQRLIEKLIDGSISKKEGQTLSNKIETDVSLKREFELRKELETIAAEEEIFQLRQKLQLVAASTSNSLVNRGHTFKKGSIRRYLYYAAALSGITLGGWGALTLTNKTVDPTRVYLDNFQPYPAVTVVRSGGELNLDSIFFSAMLSYQKGDYNSAIVDFKKVIEINPNAFTVQFYLGITYMELLDFEKAHENLIAVAESNSLFRDQALWYCGLCYLGEFKVEKAKTIFLNLSNSNSPLGQKATNLLRDLSNG; encoded by the coding sequence AATTAGTAAGAAAGAGGGTCAAACTCTATCGAATAAAATTGAAACGGACGTTTCATTAAAACGAGAATTTGAACTTAGAAAAGAACTAGAAACTATTGCTGCCGAAGAAGAAATTTTTCAGTTAAGACAAAAACTGCAATTAGTGGCTGCCTCGACTTCTAATTCTCTCGTCAATAGAGGTCATACCTTTAAGAAAGGTAGTATTAGGAGATATTTATACTATGCAGCTGCACTTTCTGGTATTACTTTAGGAGGATGGGGTGCTTTAACATTGACCAATAAAACAGTTGATCCAACAAGGGTTTATCTTGATAACTTCCAACCTTATCCAGCAGTTACTGTTGTCCGCTCTGGAGGTGAATTAAATCTAGATAGTATCTTTTTTAGTGCAATGCTATCATATCAAAAAGGAGATTACAATTCAGCAATCGTTGATTTCAAAAAAGTTATTGAGATTAATCCTAATGCATTTACTGTTCAGTTCTATTTAGGGATTACCTATATGGAATTGCTTGATTTTGAAAAAGCACATGAAAATTTAATTGCAGTTGCAGAATCAAATTCTCTTTTTAGAGATCAAGCACTCTGGTATTGCGGACTTTGCTATTTAGGTGAATTTAAGGTTGAAAAAGCGAAAACGATTTTCTTAAACTTATCAAATTCAAATTCTCCTCTTGGGCAAAAGGCAACTAACCTTCTTAGAGATTTATCTAATGGATAA
- a CDS encoding FecR family protein, whose product MKLDINNTKDFELIARYFAGEMSNEDVFQFEKQIETFPENKNLIEEMKKQWEQIGGYQKKKEVDTNKGWQTLYNRLNTEDLIPSNRIIEHRVIPTWAKWAASFVTLMVIAGLSFYSITKSNTNLISLQTGGDSNTLIQTLTDGSVIYLANNTTFSYPSEFDTKERKVNLKGEAFFDITSNPQKPFRIETEKVIVEVLGTAFNVKTLNSNQFELVVERGKVRVTLKSDPSQTQIVLPGEKISTSNNHLVKVVNNNSAYFLWKTQRMQFKDESLSNIIKVINKNYKTSIQLQNQLLGERKLTVTFYNNSLKTITELICLSLNLEVEETPDSTIIIKPIEK is encoded by the coding sequence ATGAAACTAGATATAAATAATACAAAAGATTTCGAGCTCATTGCTAGATATTTTGCAGGAGAGATGAGCAATGAAGATGTTTTTCAATTCGAAAAACAAATCGAAACTTTTCCTGAAAACAAAAACCTTATTGAAGAGATGAAGAAACAGTGGGAGCAAATAGGAGGTTACCAAAAAAAGAAAGAAGTTGACACCAATAAAGGTTGGCAAACACTTTATAACAGATTAAACACAGAAGATCTAATTCCTAGTAATAGAATTATTGAACATAGAGTAATTCCTACTTGGGCTAAGTGGGCTGCTTCATTTGTTACATTGATGGTTATTGCAGGTCTTTCGTTTTATTCAATTACCAAAAGTAATACCAATCTGATAAGTTTACAAACAGGCGGTGATTCAAATACTCTAATTCAGACACTTACAGATGGCTCAGTTATTTATTTGGCAAATAATACAACTTTCTCTTACCCCTCCGAGTTTGACACAAAAGAAAGAAAAGTTAACCTAAAGGGAGAAGCCTTTTTCGATATCACATCTAATCCCCAAAAACCTTTTAGAATTGAGACCGAAAAAGTTATTGTTGAAGTTTTAGGAACCGCTTTTAATGTAAAAACATTGAATAGTAACCAATTTGAACTTGTAGTTGAACGAGGAAAGGTTCGAGTTACATTAAAAAGCGACCCCTCTCAAACACAGATTGTACTTCCTGGTGAGAAAATATCTACAAGTAATAACCATCTTGTTAAGGTCGTCAATAACAATTCCGCCTATTTTTTATGGAAAACACAAAGAATGCAGTTTAAAGATGAATCTTTAAGTAATATTATTAAGGTGATTAATAAAAACTATAAAACAAGCATTCAGTTACAAAACCAATTACTTGGTGAAAGAAAATTAACTGTTACTTTCTATAATAATTCACTCAAAACCATAACTGAGCTTATTTGCTTATCGCTTAACTTAGAGGTTGAAGAAACTCCTGATTCAACCATAATTATTAAACCTATTGAAAAATAG
- a CDS encoding carboxypeptidase-like regulatory domain-containing protein yields MNTFIKRFTKLSFIALLIIGFSYSYAQNNTTFFTVNGVIKDSKTKQKITFASISVPGTNIGTVSNSDGEFTLKVQKSLNAPEFEVSHLGYVNKKFSVVDNPQGEQTFFVDPYSIELKELVVKPEDPRSLVLQAIGSIQDNYSQDPNLLTGFYRETIKQRRDYVSISEAIIDIYKAPYNSGYSSDRVKIFKGRKGTNVKKFDTLTVKLVGGPNISLLLDIVKNPDVLLSKESIDYYKYEYLDMVNIDGKMNYVIGFQPIVTLEYPLYFGKIYISKDSKAITMAEFSLDLKDEIKAAQSFVKKKPLGLRFIPSNTSYLVTYKEQNGKYYINYVRNEVKFSCDWKKRIFKTTYTVMSEMAVTERKSDNIEKFPMKESFKQYTVFADKVNEYFDQDYWGEYNTIVPDESIQSAINKFNKRFKKQ; encoded by the coding sequence ATGAATACTTTTATTAAGCGATTTACCAAGTTGAGCTTTATAGCACTCCTGATAATAGGATTTAGCTATTCATATGCTCAGAACAACACCACATTCTTTACTGTAAATGGTGTTATAAAAGACTCTAAAACAAAGCAAAAAATTACTTTTGCGAGTATCTCTGTACCAGGAACTAATATTGGTACCGTATCGAATTCGGATGGGGAATTTACTCTTAAAGTACAAAAATCACTGAATGCACCCGAATTCGAAGTATCACATTTAGGTTATGTGAATAAGAAATTTAGCGTAGTTGATAACCCTCAGGGAGAACAAACCTTTTTTGTTGATCCCTATTCCATTGAATTAAAGGAACTTGTTGTAAAACCAGAAGATCCTCGTAGTCTTGTTCTTCAGGCTATTGGCAGTATTCAGGATAACTATAGCCAAGATCCTAACTTACTTACTGGTTTTTATCGTGAAACAATTAAACAACGTAGAGATTATGTATCAATTTCTGAAGCAATAATTGATATATATAAAGCACCTTATAACTCTGGTTATAGTTCTGATAGAGTAAAAATATTTAAGGGAAGAAAAGGAACGAATGTTAAAAAATTTGATACCCTTACTGTAAAGCTTGTTGGTGGTCCAAATATTTCGTTACTACTTGATATTGTAAAGAATCCAGATGTATTACTTTCTAAAGAGAGCATCGATTATTATAAATACGAATATCTGGACATGGTTAATATTGACGGTAAAATGAACTATGTAATAGGATTTCAACCAATTGTAACTCTTGAGTATCCTCTTTACTTCGGCAAAATATATATATCAAAAGATAGTAAAGCTATAACAATGGCTGAGTTTAGTCTCGATTTAAAAGATGAAATTAAAGCTGCACAAAGTTTTGTTAAGAAGAAACCCTTGGGTTTAAGATTCATTCCATCAAACACCAGCTACTTGGTAACCTACAAAGAACAAAATGGGAAGTATTACATAAATTATGTTCGCAATGAAGTCAAGTTTTCATGCGATTGGAAAAAAAGAATATTTAAAACTACCTATACAGTAATGTCTGAAATGGCAGTAACTGAAAGAAAATCAGATAATATTGAAAAATTCCCAATGAAAGAATCGTTTAAACAATACACAGTGTTTGCTGATAAAGTAAATGAGTATTTCGACCAAGATTACTGGGGTGAATACAATACTATAGTACCCGATGAATCTATTCAATCAGCGATAAATAAATTCAATAAAAGATTTAAAAAACAGTAA
- a CDS encoding carboxypeptidase-like regulatory domain-containing protein gives MKNRDIVKSNAIHKAVYYRIISVTLLFLFSGNSINQVYAQEPVLDQKIIIKEQRNTIYNLLNQITDATGYFFIYDSRLVDNDKIVTINADNKTLRQIISEVLADNTLDFKVIEKHILVYRKKVQKIENESVTKDSTLSISINGLILDKLTKKPLPFVAVGIAEKNIGTVSNYDGFFTLRIPSFLKHTQLTISHLGYKSQYIPVRLLVDQKADIYLETEYISLQEVIIRNIDPRDIVYKVFRNRSVNYSGESVYMTSFYREGVLKNSKYLNYSEAVMKIYKSPYYRIFESDQVKLLKSRKIVNIDQHDTLVLKIKAGIRSCLTLDLVKNIPDFIDPEYTDSYNYSKEDIVSLDSRNVYVIAFEQKENITEPLFKGVLYIDVENFALLKADFEVNPKYLRNADDLFIVKRSRKFNVTPEKIFYSIYYSSWNGKYYINHIRGDLSIRYKKRYHLFSNDFQVFLELASCQIDTLNVVKFNREEIFKTNAILVDSKFSFDESFWGDYNIITPEEKINQALSRIKTKTEFVKSE, from the coding sequence TTGAAAAATAGAGATATAGTAAAATCGAATGCCATTCATAAAGCAGTTTATTACCGAATAATTTCGGTAACTCTGCTTTTTTTGTTTTCAGGGAATTCAATAAATCAAGTTTATGCCCAAGAACCTGTTCTTGATCAAAAAATCATAATAAAGGAGCAAAGGAATACTATTTATAACCTGTTAAATCAAATTACAGATGCAACAGGGTATTTCTTTATTTATGACAGTCGACTAGTTGATAACGACAAAATAGTAACAATTAATGCTGATAATAAAACACTTAGACAGATTATTTCTGAAGTACTTGCTGATAATACTCTTGATTTTAAAGTTATCGAAAAGCATATTCTAGTATATAGAAAAAAGGTTCAAAAAATTGAAAATGAATCGGTAACGAAAGATTCTACACTATCAATAAGTATTAATGGGCTAATACTTGATAAATTAACAAAAAAACCGTTACCCTTTGTTGCTGTTGGTATTGCCGAAAAAAATATTGGAACAGTAAGTAATTATGATGGATTTTTTACTTTGAGAATACCATCATTTTTAAAACACACACAATTAACAATATCACATCTTGGATATAAAAGCCAATATATACCTGTAAGATTGCTTGTTGATCAAAAGGCCGATATTTATTTAGAAACAGAATATATATCACTTCAAGAGGTAATTATTCGAAATATTGATCCTCGAGATATAGTATATAAAGTTTTTCGTAACCGTTCGGTAAACTATAGTGGTGAATCAGTTTACATGACGAGTTTTTATAGGGAAGGTGTTTTAAAGAATAGCAAATATTTAAACTATTCCGAAGCGGTTATGAAAATTTATAAATCACCATATTATAGAATCTTTGAATCAGATCAGGTTAAACTTCTCAAATCTAGAAAAATTGTTAACATCGACCAGCACGATACATTGGTGCTTAAAATTAAAGCAGGAATAAGAAGTTGCTTGACTTTAGATTTAGTTAAAAACATTCCTGATTTTATTGATCCAGAGTATACGGATAGTTATAATTATTCAAAGGAGGATATTGTTTCTTTAGACTCACGTAATGTTTATGTTATAGCATTTGAACAGAAAGAAAATATTACCGAACCTCTTTTCAAAGGAGTTCTTTACATTGATGTGGAAAATTTTGCTTTGCTTAAGGCTGATTTTGAGGTAAATCCCAAGTATTTAAGGAATGCTGATGATCTTTTTATAGTAAAGAGAAGTAGAAAGTTTAATGTAACGCCAGAAAAGATTTTTTACTCAATTTATTATAGTTCTTGGAATGGGAAATATTATATCAACCATATTCGCGGTGATTTAAGCATTAGATATAAAAAACGATACCACCTTTTTTCCAACGATTTTCAAGTTTTTTTAGAACTTGCTAGTTGCCAAATTGATACATTAAACGTAGTTAAGTTCAATAGAGAAGAGATTTTTAAAACAAATGCAATACTTGTTGATTCTAAATTTAGTTTTGATGAATCATTTTGGGGTGATTACAACATAATAACGCCTGAAGAAAAAATCAATCAGGCGTTATCACGAATAAAAACAAAAACAGAATTTGTTAAGTCCGAATAA
- a CDS encoding LytTR family transcriptional regulator: MKTELLEGVKEREKDLASFILNKSYERINYFESDGILTYIVLEDGSRVKIDLFLHQLEKVLSPKVFYRCGWSFIVNLTKIHEYWVLEYPFLVMENGEIIPVPQSEKDAISGLISRELIMRKD, from the coding sequence ATGAAAACAGAATTACTCGAAGGTGTTAAGGAAAGAGAAAAAGATCTAGCGTCTTTTATCCTAAACAAAAGTTATGAAAGAATTAATTACTTTGAATCTGATGGAATTTTAACTTACATCGTTCTTGAAGATGGTTCACGAGTTAAAATTGACTTGTTTTTACATCAACTCGAAAAAGTATTATCCCCAAAGGTTTTTTACCGCTGTGGATGGTCTTTCATCGTTAACCTTACAAAGATTCATGAATACTGGGTATTAGAATATCCTTTTTTGGTAATGGAGAATGGAGAAATTATACCAGTTCCTCAATCAGAAAAAGATGCTATTAGCGGGTTGATTTCAAGAGAGTTGATAATGAGGAAGGATTAG